The sequence CAGGAGAGGAGGTGTACCGTTCATGGAAATGTAAGACCAAAGACATTCCATCTCTGCTATTCTGACCTTGTCCATGCCTGTCTCCACCCTGGTCCAGCTCACAGCAGAGGCCCAGCCACTGCCAGCTGAGGGAAAGAACTGGTTCCTGGGGATGGGGACACAGGCTAAGGACACACCTGGTCACTGCGGGCGACTCCATAGCGCAGCTCGTTCACAAAGTGCTCGCAGTTCTCGCTGGTCAGCTTGTAAAGTACCTCCTGTCCCACCAGCTCCTCCGCCCGCTGGATGATTTTGCTGGGAGGTAGGGGCGGGTACTTGTTATCATGCTTGTTATTGACCTGGTACTTGTCCCGCCCGGCCACATCATATAGCAGTTCCTTCTTCACTATGGCCTTATCCGTCAGGGCAGACATGACACTGGCCGCACCAGCTCCAGCGATTTCACCTGTGGATCCACAAAGAGGAAACAGAAGGATTGGTCCTGCGTAGGGCCACAGGGACTGAGCTGGCCCCAGCACCATTCACGAGGGGAAGAGCAACATGTGGAAGGGCCAAGGGTCAGACCCAagactgtgtgactttggagaaGGCTCTTGTGATCTCTGGGCCCTAGTTTCCTTACCTGAAATGAGCAGTGTGAAGTTCCATGATTTGTTAAGATTTTTTCATAACCTAGAGAAGCTGGCCTTCTGCATCCTGTGACACCTGAGTGGCCCTCTTGATTATACAAATATGAGCCAAGTATACATCCAAAACTCTGGGGGAACAGATGTGACCCTTTCATGATTCCAACAAGGCTACAACTCCTTGATATAAGCAAAGCCAATTACTGCAGAAAAAGTGGATGGGCTTGGGCAAGGAGTCTCCACCCTTCTGGGAGCAAAGGGACCAAACCCCACAGCTGCTTCCTGAGATGTAAAGTGAGTGGGTACACAGGCATGGCCCCACCCAAGGCCCAGGGGCTGGAAGGAGCAACAAAGCTCCAGAAATGAAATCACCTTGAAGAAAAGGAGCCTGGGTTCAACACAAGGACAGGATGGCCGAGAGAGAGAACTGATGCAAGCACAGAGACCAGGCACTCCCCCAGTATGGTGGGAGGGGGAGAGCATGT comes from Elephas maximus indicus isolate mEleMax1 chromosome 7, mEleMax1 primary haplotype, whole genome shotgun sequence and encodes:
- the LOC126080975 gene encoding phospholipase A and acyltransferase 3, whose amino-acid sequence is MRALIPEPQPGDLIEIFRPLYRHWAIYVGDGYVVHLAPPSEIAGAGAASVMSALTDKAIVKKELLYDVAGRDKYQVNNKHDNKYPPLPPSKIIQRAEELVGQEVLYKLTSENCEHFVNELRYGVARSDQVRDVVMAAGIAGLGLAAMALIGIMFSRNKRQKQ